A region of the Anaerolineae bacterium genome:
GAACAAAATCACGCCTCTAACCTGTTGAAAGATTTGCGCCGGGCATTGGCTCAAACCCTGCTCCCCGGCCTGGACGAGCCGGGCCGCGTGGCCGAGTTTGCCGACATTTACGCCCAAACCATTGCCTATGGCCTTTTTGCCGCCCGATGTAACCACCAGGGCCATACCCCCTTTACCCGCGCTACCGCCGCCGCCGAAATTCCCAAAACCAACCCCTTTTTGCGCCGCCTCTTTACCGAGATCTCCGGCCCGGACTTGGCCGACGAACCCTATATCGGTTTTGTCAAAGATTTGGTACAATTGCTGGCTAATGCCGATATGGAGGCCATTCTCACCGATTTTGGCCGGCGCACCCGGCAAGAAGACCCTATTGTTCACTTTTACGAAACTTTTTTAGCCACCTATGACCCCCGCTTAAGAGAATTGCGCGGGGTATACTACACCCCCGCGCCGGTTGTCTCTTACCTTGTCCGGTCGGTTGACCACCTGCTTAAAACCCGCTTTAACCTGCCCGATGGCCTGGCCGATATTACCACCTTTACCCACAACCACCAGCAATTGCCCAAAATGTTATTGCTTGACCCCGCCGCCGGAACAGGCACTTTTTTGTATGGGGTCATTGACCATATCCGCAACCGATTCAGACAACAAGGCAACGTGGGCATGTGGAGCAGTTACGTTAAAGACCACCTGCTCAACAAACTCTATGGCTTTGAACTGTTGATGGTCCCCTACGCCGTAGCCCATTTTAAGCTGGCCATGCAATTGGCCGGGCAGGATTTGGACGAAGCGGAACGGGCCAACTGGGCTTATGATTTTGGCAGTGAGGAACGCCTAAAGATTTTCCTGACCAACACCCTGGAAGAAATAGAGCAAGAAACCCAAACCCTGTTTGGCCTGTTGCGCATTATTACCGAAGAAGCCAAAGCCGCCGCCGCAGTCAAGCGCGATTTACCTATTTTGGTGGTAATGGGCAACCCGCCCTACTCCGGCCATTCCGCCAACCGCAGTTGGACGGTTGACGCCACCGGCAAACGAACCCCCACTTTTATTGGCGAATTGATCCAGGACTATTACCGGGTTGACGGCCAGCCGTTGGGCGAGCGCAACCCCAAGTGGTTACAGGACGATTACGTTAAATTTATCCGGTGGGGGCAGTGGCGCATCGAGCAGACCGGGGCCGGCATTTTGGCCTTTATCACCAATCACGGTTATCTGGACAACCCCACTTTTAGAGGCATGCGTCAAAATCTGATGCATACCTTTACCGACATTTACCTGCTAAACCTGCATGGCAATGCCAAAAAGAAAGAAACCGCGCCCGATGGCGGCAAGGATGAAAATGTCTTTGACATCCAGCAAGGCGTAGCCATTGGCCTGTTTATTAAAGAGCCGGGCAAAACCGGCCCGGCCAACGTGTACCACGCCGATTTATGGGGAGAACGTGCTACCAAGTATGAATCGTTGGCCGGTCAAGATATAGCCTCAACTGAATGGATTGAATTTGAACCAAAGAAACCTTTTTATTTATTTGCGCCTCAAAATGTTAATTTGTTTGGCGAGTATCAACAAGGGTGGGGTATAACGGAAATCTTTGTAAACAATAATATGGGGATTACAACGGGCCGGGATGCTTTTGTTACTGATTACTCATCAGAAGAACTAAAAAACAGGCTTTCAACTTTGAAGGGGCCAGCAACCGACCAAGAAATACGTGAAACCTATAATCTTCACGACTCCTCATCTTTTTCGCTTAAAGAGGCTCGACTATGGTCAAAAAATGTAGATGCAAAGGATTGTATTATCCCCTTTGGTTATCGTTGTTTTGACCAAAGATACATCATTTATTCTTCTGCTTTATTAGCCCGTTCCCGTGAAGATATTTCTCAGCACTTCATCAAAAAAGAAAATTTAGCGCTTATTACTTTTAGAGCAATTAGGGAGTTGCCCTGGTTACATATTTTTGTATCAGATCAAATTGTCGCTAAAGAATTTATCAGCAGTTTGGACAATTGCTTTATTTTCCCCCTCTATCTCTATCCCCCACCCCGCCACCAAGAGAAGCAAACCAAAGGCGGCAAAGTGGTTTTGATGTCATTATTTGAGTCTGAAGCCGGATATACCGCCCGTCGGCCCAACCTAAACCCTAAATTTGTGCAAGATGTTGAGCAGCGGTTGGGCCTGGCCTTTACCCCGGAAGGGCAAGGGGATTTACAAACAAACTTTGGCCCGGAAGATATTTTTGATTACATTTACGCCGTGTTTCACAGCCCCACTTACCGCAGCCGTTACGCCGAATTTTTGAAAATAGATTTTCCCCGCGTCCCCCTCACCCAAAACCGGGAGTTATTCGCCGCCCTGGTCAAGTTGGGGCAGGAGTTGGTCAAGCTACACCTGCTGGAGCAAGTCCCCCCCTGGCCGGTCAGTTATCCCGTAAAAGGGGATGATACCATCGCCAGAGCATACCCCAAGTATAACGAGGCCGCCCAACGGGTTTACCTCAACAAAACCCAATATTTTGAGGGTATCGCCCCGGACGTGTGGGATTTTCACATTGGCGGGTATCAAGTGTTAGAAAAATGGCTCAAAGACCGGCAAGGACGCAAACTGTCTTATCAGGATTTGAGTCACTATCAAAAAGTTGTGGCCGCCCTCAAACAAACCATAGCCCTAATGGTGGAAATAGACAACACCATCCCCGCCTGGCCAATTCAATAGTGGTTACCGCATGGTGAATTACCTGAACCGACTTTGTTATTCATTTGCCCTGCCGGGCTTGCTGTTTGCCGCCTGCCTGCTCCCGGCCTGCGCTCTCAGCCCTTCCTCCGCGCTGGTTGACCTGGGCCTCATCACGCCCACCCCCACCCCCGACCCCTTCTTGCACTACCGCGCGGCCCTCCAGCCGGGGGCGCAAGGCGATATTGAAACTGCCGGGCCGCTGCCGCGTTATCACGTTAGCGCCCAATTGAACCCGGACGGTACGGCGCTGCACGGCGTGGCCCGGCTGGACCTGTCCCCGCCCGGGCCGGAGCTGGTTTTCCGGCTCTATCCCAACCTGGCCAACTACGGCGGCAAAATGCGCGTCACCGCAGCCCAGGTCAACGACACGCCGGTTAAAACGATGTCCCTGGCCAACGATACCGCCCTTCGTTTGGCCATACCGCCCTCGGCCGGCAATACCCGGCCAACTTTGGTCACGGTCAAGCTGGCCTTTGAAACAGAGCTGAACAGCCAACCCCATCTTGATTCATCAGATTA
Encoded here:
- a CDS encoding N-6 DNA methylase is translated as MPDNLKEYLKSIEKLYQTAQATEHSYRAALQTLLQNQQPGLTVINEPKRVECGAPDLTILRDDFTIGYLEAKDIGRSLDEADKTEQLKRYKSSLDNLILTDYLEFRWYLKGELHYTAKLGAATGQKIKRAADLTDAENLLTQFLAQSLVKLTSSQEVAQRMAKLTHLIRTIVIQTIEQNHASNLLKDLRRALAQTLLPGLDEPGRVAEFADIYAQTIAYGLFAARCNHQGHTPFTRATAAAEIPKTNPFLRRLFTEISGPDLADEPYIGFVKDLVQLLANADMEAILTDFGRRTRQEDPIVHFYETFLATYDPRLRELRGVYYTPAPVVSYLVRSVDHLLKTRFNLPDGLADITTFTHNHQQLPKMLLLDPAAGTGTFLYGVIDHIRNRFRQQGNVGMWSSYVKDHLLNKLYGFELLMVPYAVAHFKLAMQLAGQDLDEAERANWAYDFGSEERLKIFLTNTLEEIEQETQTLFGLLRIITEEAKAAAAVKRDLPILVVMGNPPYSGHSANRSWTVDATGKRTPTFIGELIQDYYRVDGQPLGERNPKWLQDDYVKFIRWGQWRIEQTGAGILAFITNHGYLDNPTFRGMRQNLMHTFTDIYLLNLHGNAKKKETAPDGGKDENVFDIQQGVAIGLFIKEPGKTGPANVYHADLWGERATKYESLAGQDIASTEWIEFEPKKPFYLFAPQNVNLFGEYQQGWGITEIFVNNNMGITTGRDAFVTDYSSEELKNRLSTLKGPATDQEIRETYNLHDSSSFSLKEARLWSKNVDAKDCIIPFGYRCFDQRYIIYSSALLARSREDISQHFIKKENLALITFRAIRELPWLHIFVSDQIVAKEFISSLDNCFIFPLYLYPPPRHQEKQTKGGKVVLMSLFESEAGYTARRPNLNPKFVQDVEQRLGLAFTPEGQGDLQTNFGPEDIFDYIYAVFHSPTYRSRYAEFLKIDFPRVPLTQNRELFAALVKLGQELVKLHLLEQVPPWPVSYPVKGDDTIARAYPKYNEAAQRVYLNKTQYFEGIAPDVWDFHIGGYQVLEKWLKDRQGRKLSYQDLSHYQKVVAALKQTIALMVEIDNTIPAWPIQ